Proteins found in one Scomber scombrus chromosome 15, fScoSco1.1, whole genome shotgun sequence genomic segment:
- the LOC133995024 gene encoding tripartite motif-containing protein 16-like, producing MAQHTVKLDQEKFSCLICLDLLKDPVTIHCGHSYCMNCIKQHWDEEDQRESYSCPQCRPTFKPRPVLMKNTMLADLVEDLKKTGLQAAPADHCYAGPEDVACDVCTGSKLKAVKSCLQCLVSYCEQHLQPHYESPAFEKHKLVNPSKKLQENICSHHDEEMNLFCRTDQKCICYLCSMDEHKGHDTVSAAAERNEKQREVKASQQKVQQRIQDREKDVKMLQQEMETINNSADEAVREIEKIFNEIIHLIEKRSCDVKQQIRSRQETEVSRVKELQEKLQQEITDLLNQFLHNYPSLSQLSEPTDSPSINLRPLQYFDSVIVAVSELRDKIQDIFREEPKTRDEFLKYSVQVTLDPNTANIRLLLSEGNKKATGMSEEQSYPHHSDRFTEKRQVLSRESLTGRCYWEVKKEKHGAMVAVTYKDISRTGNESRLGSNDRSWALECNSDEYKLIHNKVSTSISGSESSIVGVYLDHSAGILSFYNVSDTMTLLHRVQTTFTQPLYAGLSVYGYHYSVEVCELK from the coding sequence ATGGCGCAGCACACAGTTAAACTGGACCAGGAAAAATTCTCCTGTTtaatctgtctggatctactgaaggatccagtGACTATTcactgtggacacagctactgtatgaacTGTATTAAACAACACTGGGATGAAGAGGATCAGAGAGAAAGCTACAGCTGTCCTCAGTGCAGACCGACCTTCAAACCAAGGCCTGTCCtgatgaaaaacaccatgttagcagattTAGTGGAGgacctgaagaagactggactccaagctgctccagctgatcactgctatgctggacctgaagatgtggcctgtgatgtctgtacTGGAAGTAAACTGAAAGCTGTTAAGTCCTGTCTGCAGTGTTTGGTCTCTTACTGTGAGCAACACCTCCAGCCTCACTATGAATCTCCTGCCTTtgaaaaacacaagctggtcaACCCCTCCAAGAAGCttcaggagaacatctgctctcatcATGATGAGGAGATGAATTTGTTTTGTCGCACTGATCAAAAatgtatctgttatctgtgctccATGGATGAACATAAAGGACATGAtacagtctcagctgcagcagagaggaatgaaaagcagagagaggtaAAGGCTAGTCAGCAAAAagtccagcagagaatccaggacagagagaaagatgtgaagatGCTTCAGCAGGAGATGGAGACTATTAATAACTCTGctgatgaagcagtgagggaaATCGAGAAGATCTTCAATGAAATTATCCATCTCATTGAGAAAAGAAGctgtgatgtgaagcagcagatcagatccaggcaggaaactgaagtgagtcgagtcaaagagcttcaggagaagctgcagcaggagatcactgatcTGTTAAACCAGTTtttacacaactacccctcactgtcacaactcagtgaacctacagactcaccCAGCATCAATCTCCGTCCTCTGCAGTACTTTGATAGTGTGATTGTGGCTGTGTCAGAACTCAGAGATAAAATACAGGACATTTTCAGGGAGGAGCCCAAGACCAGAGATGAGTTCTTAAAATACTCTGTTCAAGTCACattggatccaaacacagcaaatataCGGCTGTTATTGTCTGAAGGGAACAAAAAAGCAACAGGGATGAGCGAAGAACAGTCATATCCTCATCACTCTGACAGATTCACTGAAAAGCgacaggtcctgagtagagagagtctgactggacgctGTTATTGGGaggtaaagaaggaaaaacacgGAGCCATGGTAGCAGTCACTTACAAGGATATTAGTAGAACAGGAAATGAAAGTAGATTAGGAAGTAATGACAGGTCTTGGGCTTTAGAGTGTAATAGTGATGAATataaattaattcataataaaGTCAGTACTTCCATCTCAGGCTCTGAGTCCTCCATAGtgggagtgtacctggatcacagtgcaggtattctgtccttctacaacGTCTCTGacaccatgactctcctccacagagtccagaccacattcactcagcctctctatgctggactcaGTGTTTATGGCTATCATTACTCAGTTGAAGTATGTGAGCTCAAATAA